TCTCCGATTCCGAAACCTTCGGCACCAGCCCTCAGCACCTCGACGACAGCGGCGGAGCCAGGTGCTGTGGCGGTTCGGAGGTCGACACCGCGGAGGCCAAGCCGGTGAATTCCTGCTGCTGATGGGAAAGACATCTGCATCGAGTCGGCAGCCGGTAGTGGACAAGATGTCGACACTGGACCGGTTCCTGCCGGTCTGGATCGGCATCGCCATGGCTGCCGGACTACTGCTCGGGCGATGGGTGCAGGGGCTCGATACCGGTCTCGACAAGGTTCAGGTCGACGGCATCTCGTTGCCGATTGCGTTGGGACTTCTCGTCATGATGTATCCGGTGCTGGCGAAAGTCCGCTACGACCGCCTGGATACCGTCACCGCAGATCGGAAGCTGCTCGTCAGTTCCCTGGTGCTGAACTGGGTGCTGGGGCCGGCGCTGATGTTCGCGTTGGCGTGGCTGCTGCTGCCCGATCTTCCCGAGTACCGCACGGGCCTGATCATCGTGGGGCTGGCTCGTTGCATCGCCATGGTGATCATCTGGAACGACCTCGCCTGTGGTGACCGCGAAGCGGCGGCCGTGCTGGTTGCGTTGAACTCGCTCTTCCAGGTGGTCATGTTCGCCGCGCTGGGCTGGTTCTACCTGTCAGTGCTACCCGGCTGGCTCGGGCTGGAACAGGCTTCGATCAGCACATCGCCGTGGCAGATCGCCGAATCCGTGTTGATCTTCCTGGGCATTCCGCTCGCGGCGGGGTTCCTGTCTCGGCGGTGGGGCGAGCGGGCGAAAGGCCGGCAGTGGTACGAGTCGACGTTCTTGCCCAAGGTGAGCCCATGGGCGCTCTATGGCCTGCTGTTCACCATCGTGGTCCTCTTCGCGCTGCAGGGCGAGCAAATCGCTTCGCGCCCCGCCGATGTCGTCCGCATCGCGGTGCCGCTACTGGCGTACTTCGCGATCATGTGGGGCGGCGGCTATCTGCTGGGCGCGGCGCTCGGCATGGGCTATCAGCGCACCACCACTTTGGCGTTCACGGCGGCGGGAAACAACTTCGAACTCGCCATTGCCGTGGCGATCGCCACCTACGGTCCACTTTCCGGACAGGCCCTGGCCGGCGTCGTCGGGCCGCTCATCGAAGTGCCCGTCCTGGTCGCGCTCGTCTACGTATCGCTGTTCCTGCGCACACGATTTCGTGACTCGACCGAGAGTCCCGACGTGCCGAGGGAGGTCGAAGATGCGCGATAACAAGCCCGCGGTGCTGTTCCTGTGTACCCACAACGCAGGGCGCTCACAGATGGCGATGGGTTTTCTCAAGCACATCGCCGGTGATCGCGCCACGGTCTACTCGGGAGGCTCCGAACCCGCAGATGAAGTGAACCCCGCCGCCATCGAGGCCATGGCCGAGAAGGGCATCGACATCAGTGGCGAGCAACCCCGACGATGGACCGTCGACGACCTCGAAGCGGTTCAGGTGGTCGTCACCATGGGTTGTGGCGACGAGTGCCCGTATCTGCCCGGCAAGCGGTACGAGAATTGGGACCTCGCAGACCCCGCCGGCAAAGGCGTCGACGCTGTGCGTCCCATCCGGGACGACATCGAAAGGCGTGTCCGGTCACTCCTGACCGAACTCGGCGTGGAACCGGCCGTGTCCTGAATACTGTCTCTGCGTGACAGGCGATTTCGCGCTCACCGACGACGAGCTCCGTGCCGTGGTCCGGTTTGTCGAGGCCGCCGCCGCCGACGTGTTGCCGGTGTTCGAGACCGCCAGGCCCGACGATCCGCGACCGCGCGCGGCGCTCGACGCCGCCCGGCAGTTCATCGAGGGAGCCCGTCGCACCAAGCTGCAGCGGGCGACCGCGCTCGACGCCCACCGCGCCGCACGTGAGGCGCCGACCGAGGCGTCGCGGCTGGCGGCACAAGCCGCCGGCGACGCCGCGGCGGCGGCCTACCTGCATCCGATCGCCAAGGAGCATCAGGTCGGCCACATCCTGCGCGCCGCAGCGAACGCCGCCCGCATTGCCGAGCTCGAAGGCGCGGACGCCGACGCCGGCCTGGCGCGGGTACGTGCACGTGCGACACCAGTCCTGATCGACGTGCTCTGCCGGTATCCGCGGCCGAGAACAGGCACCAGCCGGATCGTCCAACTTCTGTCTACCCTCGACGCGTCGCTGCGTACATTGGGGCCATGACCGAAGATTGGCGCGTCGACCGGGTCGATGAGATTCGGTCGCTCATCAAACAAGCCGAACCGGACGTCGTCGAGCAGATCAAGTGGCGCACGAAGTCGAACCCCGACGGCGTTCCCGCCTTCTCGCTCGCTGGCCTGATCTGCACGGTGGAGAAGTACAAGGGCAAGGTCAAGGTGAACTTCGCCAAGGGCTCGTCGGTGAAAGATCCGGACCACCTGTTCAACGCCAGTCTCGAGGCTCCGGTCGGGCGGTCCATCGATCTGCGCGAGGACGACGAGTTGGACGCCGACGCCTTCACCGCGCTGATCTGCGAGGCGGTCAAGGTCAACCGGAAATGAGCGACTTGGCGGCGATCTACCGTGAGTACCTGCGCTGCCTCAACGAACGCCGATGGTCGGACCTCGGCGACTTCGTCGCAAATCATCTGTCCTACAACCGGAATCGCATGACCCTCGCCGACTACCGGGCGTTGCTCGAGGCCGACACCACCGCGACACCGGATCTGCAGTTCCGTCCCGACCTTCTGCTCGCCGACGCTGACAGCGTTGCCTGCCGGCTGTGGTTCGAGTGCACCCCGCGATACCGGTTTCTGGGCATAGAACCGACGGGCGTGCAGGTGCGCTTCGCCGAACACGTCTTCTACCGGTTCCGCGAGCAGCGGATCGTCGAGGTGTGGTCGCTCATCGACAAGGATGCGGTGCGCGACCAGCTCTCGGGCGGGGCTTAGTATCTCCGGCTATGGCTGAAGACTGGCGCATCGACAGACTCGACGAGATCCGCACCCTGATCAAGCAAGCCGAACCCGATGTCGTCGAGGAAGCCAAATGGCGTAAACCGTCGAATCCGGATGGCGTTCCGGCATTTTCGCTGGACGGCCTGATCTGCACGCTGGAGATGTACCAGGGCAAGGTGAAGCTCACGTTCGCCAAGGGCGCGTCGATCGACGACCCCGACAAGCTGTTCAACGCGAGCATGCAGGCCGGTGTCCGCCGCGCGATCGACCTGCGCGAGGACGACGAACTCGACCCCGAGGCGTTCAAGGCCCTGATCCGGGAGGCGGTGCGGGTCAACCGCCGGTAGACCGATCTGACTCGAACCGTAGACACCGCACCATGTGAGTACTACATTTCGTAGTAGTCGATGGGAGGCGCGATGCGGTGGCGAGGTGTCAGTCACGTCGAGTTCGCGGTGCTCGACTACGACAAGTCCACAGCGTTCTACGACGCGCTGTTCGGCTGGCTCGGCTACAGCAGCTTCTCGTCGATGAACATGGAGTACCAGTCGATCTACTACATGACGCGATACCTCAACCCGCACAGCTACATCGGTATCCAACCGGCCCGTACCGGCGACAAGCTGACCCACGCCGACCAGGCTGTCGGCATCAATCATGTTGCGCTGTGGGCACGTAACCGAAAAGAGGTCGACCGCTTCCACCGCGACTTCCTCATTCCCAATGCGATACCCGTCACCGACGAACCCAAGGACTATCCGCAGTACTGGCCCGGCTACCGCGCGGTGTTCTTCGACGACCCGATCAACGGCATCCACTGGGAGCTGGCGTGGGTGCCCAAAGTGCCCAGCCCGCGCCAGGTATGGGCGTTCTACCGCGCGATCCGCGGCTTCGTGAAGAGCAGGCCGGACCTGGCGCGCACTGTGCCCGGCGTGACGTGGCAGGCCCGACGGACGCTGCCGAATCATCGGGTTCAATAAGGTGCCATGGCACGCACAGATGTCGCATCGCGGGTCGTCAAGGCGCCGCTCAGCCGTGTCTTCGAAGCGCTCGTCGACCCCGACGCGCTGATCGAGTGGCTGCCGCCGTCCGGGATGACGGGCCGCTTCGAGCATTTCGACGGCCGCGCCGGCGGCTCCTACCGGCTGGTCCTCACCTACACCGACCCGCCGGCCGGCGGCGCGAAGACCGACGCGGACTCCGACGTCGTCGAGGGCCGGTTCGTCGAGATCGCCTCCGACGACCGCGTCGTGCAGGCCGTCGACTTCGCCTCCGAGGATCCGAGCTTCGGCGGCACCATGACCATGACGTGGACCGTGACGCGGGTCGACGGCGGCACCCGGGTCGAACTGCGCGCCGACGACGTCCCGCCGGGCATCTCGGCCGCCGACCATGCCGACGGCATGACCTCGTCGCTGAACAACCTCGCGGCCTACCTGGACCGCCGGCAGACCGTTTTTCGCGCCGACTGACCCCCAATCATCAAGCGATGCAACCACGATGCAT
The window above is part of the Mycolicibacterium rutilum genome. Proteins encoded here:
- the arsB gene encoding ACR3 family arsenite efflux transporter, whose translation is MGKTSASSRQPVVDKMSTLDRFLPVWIGIAMAAGLLLGRWVQGLDTGLDKVQVDGISLPIALGLLVMMYPVLAKVRYDRLDTVTADRKLLVSSLVLNWVLGPALMFALAWLLLPDLPEYRTGLIIVGLARCIAMVIIWNDLACGDREAAAVLVALNSLFQVVMFAALGWFYLSVLPGWLGLEQASISTSPWQIAESVLIFLGIPLAAGFLSRRWGERAKGRQWYESTFLPKVSPWALYGLLFTIVVLFALQGEQIASRPADVVRIAVPLLAYFAIMWGGGYLLGAALGMGYQRTTTLAFTAAGNNFELAIAVAIATYGPLSGQALAGVVGPLIEVPVLVALVYVSLFLRTRFRDSTESPDVPREVEDAR
- a CDS encoding putative immunity protein, with the protein product MTGDFALTDDELRAVVRFVEAAAADVLPVFETARPDDPRPRAALDAARQFIEGARRTKLQRATALDAHRAAREAPTEASRLAAQAAGDAAAAAYLHPIAKEHQVGHILRAAANAARIAELEGADADAGLARVRARATPVLIDVLCRYPRPRTGTSRIVQLLSTLDASLRTLGP
- a CDS encoding DUF1801 domain-containing protein, with product MTEDWRVDRVDEIRSLIKQAEPDVVEQIKWRTKSNPDGVPAFSLAGLICTVEKYKGKVKVNFAKGSSVKDPDHLFNASLEAPVGRSIDLREDDELDADAFTALICEAVKVNRK
- a CDS encoding ester cyclase; its protein translation is MSDLAAIYREYLRCLNERRWSDLGDFVANHLSYNRNRMTLADYRALLEADTTATPDLQFRPDLLLADADSVACRLWFECTPRYRFLGIEPTGVQVRFAEHVFYRFREQRIVEVWSLIDKDAVRDQLSGGA
- a CDS encoding DUF1801 domain-containing protein; amino-acid sequence: MAEDWRIDRLDEIRTLIKQAEPDVVEEAKWRKPSNPDGVPAFSLDGLICTLEMYQGKVKLTFAKGASIDDPDKLFNASMQAGVRRAIDLREDDELDPEAFKALIREAVRVNRR
- a CDS encoding VOC family protein, producing the protein MRWRGVSHVEFAVLDYDKSTAFYDALFGWLGYSSFSSMNMEYQSIYYMTRYLNPHSYIGIQPARTGDKLTHADQAVGINHVALWARNRKEVDRFHRDFLIPNAIPVTDEPKDYPQYWPGYRAVFFDDPINGIHWELAWVPKVPSPRQVWAFYRAIRGFVKSRPDLARTVPGVTWQARRTLPNHRVQ
- a CDS encoding SRPBCC family protein, with translation MARTDVASRVVKAPLSRVFEALVDPDALIEWLPPSGMTGRFEHFDGRAGGSYRLVLTYTDPPAGGAKTDADSDVVEGRFVEIASDDRVVQAVDFASEDPSFGGTMTMTWTVTRVDGGTRVELRADDVPPGISAADHADGMTSSLNNLAAYLDRRQTVFRAD